One genomic region from Anopheles bellator chromosome 2, idAnoBellAS_SP24_06.2, whole genome shotgun sequence encodes:
- the LOC131207782 gene encoding facilitated trehalose transporter Tret1-like: protein MARTFWLKHLQRYRNQYLASLSATVGIFMVVCTSSWSSPALPKLLTEPKPSVSITPDDGSWIVSIAAIGAIPGMLIAGLTVDRVGRKWPLVCSAAPVIAGWVLVATARSVILLYVARFLWGVSYGIAYAIVPIYLGEIASDEIRGAVGSFVTAMAKLAILFEYAIGPYVSFEALAWISLLGVVVFLVTFVWMPESPHYLLDRGRLDEARSGLQWLRRRGDVEEELAATKKSIERTISERAGFRDLFVATYRNHLIIVLILALGMQLTGSHAILGYAQTIFGKISSDLTPAEMSIILGVVQFFTVLFPIFLVDRFGRRPMMLWSTAGSTLGLLLCAIYFTLDATDVAVEPYGWVPFVGLLLFVVMYAFGLATVPFTILSEIFPKNIRAAANATQGIVSAILIFGLVKLFQVALDNVGAYLPFWVFTLCTAVTLGLVFLFIPETKGRTLDEVHAVIAGVRSPPIKTPL from the exons ATGGCCCGAACGTTCTGGTTGAAGCACCTCCAGCGGTACCGAAATCAGTACCTGGCCTCACTGTCGG CGACCGTAGGCATCTTTATGGTGGTATGCACCAGTTCCTGGTCATCGCCGGCTCTGCCGAAGTTGTTGACAGAGCCGAAACCATCGGTCTCGATTACGCCCGACGACGGTTCCTGGATTGTGTCGATTGCGGCAATCGGCGCCATTCCCGGGATGCTAATTGCCGGCCTGACGGTTGATCGGGTTGGCCGCAAGTGGCCATTGGTGTGCAGCGCTGCGCCGGTGATTGCCGGCTGGGTcctggtggccacggcccggtCCGTGATTCTGCTGTACGTTGCCCGGTTCCTGTGGGGTGTATCGTACGGTATCGCGTACGCCATCGTTCCCATCTACCTCGGAGAGATCGCCTCGGACGAGATCCGGGGAGCCGTCGGATCGTTCGTCACGGCGATGGCCAAACTGGCTATCCTGTTCGAGTACGCCATTGGGCCGTATGTCAGCTTCGAAGCCTTGGCGTGGATTTCTCTGCTCGGGGTGGTCGTGTTCTTGGTCACCTTCGTCTGGATGCCGGAATCTCCACACTACCTCCTCGACCGGGGCCGTTTGGATGAGGCCCGGTCCGGACTCCAGTGGCTACGACGCCGCGGCGATGTGGAAGAAGAACTGGCTGCCACTAAGAAGTCCATCGAGCGTACGATTAGTGAGCGAGCTGGGTTTAGGGACCTGTTCGTGGCGACCTACCGGAATCATCTCATCATCGTGCTAATTCTGGCACTGGGAATGCAGCTCACCGGTAGCCACGCTATCCTCGGCTACGCGCAGACCATCTTCGGCAAGATCTCCAGCGATCTCACTCCGGCCGAGATGTCAATCATCCTCGGTGTCGTCCAATTTTTTACCGTGCTCTTTCCCATCTTCCTGGTGGACCGTTTCGGACGCCGTCCCATGATGCTCTGGTCCACGGCGGGCAGCACGCTCGGACTGCTCCTGTGCGCCATCTACTTTACGCTGGATGCCACCGACGTAGCGGTCGAGCCGTACGGTTGGGTTCCGTTCGTCGGACTGCTGCTTTTCGTGGTAATGTACGCGTTCGGACTGGCGACGGTGCCATTCACGATACTGAGTGAAATCTTTCCGAAGAACATCCGAGCGGCCGCCAATGCCACCCAGGGTATTGTGAGTGCCATCCTTATCTTCGGTCTGGTGAAACTATTTCAAGTGGCTCTCGACAACGTGGGAGCATATCTGCCGTTCTGGGTGTTCACCCTGTGCACCGCGGTCACTCTGGGCCTCGTGTTTCTCTTCATTCCGGAAACGAAGGGCCGCACGCTGGATGAAGTGCACGCAGTAATTGCCGGCGTGCGGTCGCCACCAATCAAAACTCCTCTGTAA